A genomic window from Streptomyces brevispora includes:
- a CDS encoding PrsW family glutamic-type intramembrane protease, which translates to MALLMVAAAVWGVVQLFALAWPTRSVRLSTVLLALMVGVYGCGVVVALVEVAYTRLYADGSGLPVAEVVGTASYTVAPWVEELIKLCPLLLAGLYAKVRRQWGLADFVVLGSALGAGFGLLEALLRFAAEAKRAIPRAHGGWVIPDGLSPPYVPGPHQVFTSWLPAPFATLEMGQEAASATFSHLVWTALAGFGVGVLLRGRGWIRLLAVVPVAAAIGYHTLNNYVAQHYDATGAADWLEKLDAKSWLMPLICLSLAMIVDLRQLHHGKSRIPGVLLAGEREAGDSPAALIRYAAWRLPWTVLIAVRFVRLRRALCYMTALASSTETEELRRLTASIAARIDTSDREDAWQGLDIRSLLKKTRADSGRWRWQLVVPCLLALPSLIFLGIGSFHSASGLQTYIATGPRPEILLYCALAALAWIAWQLTALLRTWRATAAQPIGEQVALHRFRIATALGSGAAGAFMLYRGLGGADVTTDTLLSPAHLLEALDQTLFWVGLLLLLLSLAALIGPGAGLALAGGGALAGLTVEAAANAALLGSAGIVLMGASANGGFGDSGTDGQGSQSSGGGEVNWKPASTKTFGHTFKTHGRKRTLQQMADRARGKGTPQGQWLDDNAAADLLRREHRPGLTGTEDSYIVQIPKGMGRVVFEDETWKEATHAILVPGRNGLFRSAYPIIP; encoded by the coding sequence GTGGCGTTGTTAATGGTGGCGGCTGCCGTGTGGGGTGTGGTGCAGCTGTTTGCGTTGGCGTGGCCCACGCGGTCGGTGCGGTTGTCTACGGTGTTGCTGGCCCTGATGGTGGGTGTGTACGGGTGCGGCGTGGTGGTGGCGCTTGTGGAGGTGGCCTACACGCGCCTGTATGCGGATGGTTCAGGGCTTCCGGTGGCAGAGGTGGTAGGCACCGCCAGTTACACGGTGGCGCCATGGGTGGAGGAGTTGATCAAACTCTGTCCGTTGTTGCTGGCCGGGCTGTATGCCAAGGTGCGTCGGCAGTGGGGGCTGGCGGACTTCGTGGTGCTCGGCTCAGCTCTGGGGGCCGGGTTCGGGCTACTGGAGGCTTTGCTGCGATTTGCAGCTGAAGCCAAGCGGGCCATCCCCCGAGCCCATGGCGGCTGGGTGATCCCCGACGGGCTGTCCCCACCGTATGTGCCCGGCCCACACCAGGTGTTCACCAGCTGGCTTCCGGCCCCGTTCGCAACCTTGGAGATGGGCCAGGAGGCCGCCTCTGCGACGTTCTCGCATCTGGTATGGACGGCCCTGGCGGGCTTTGGCGTTGGGGTGTTGCTGCGAGGCCGCGGCTGGATACGGCTGTTGGCGGTGGTACCGGTAGCGGCCGCGATCGGGTATCACACGCTGAACAACTACGTGGCCCAGCACTATGACGCCACCGGCGCGGCGGATTGGCTGGAGAAGCTGGACGCAAAGTCGTGGCTGATGCCACTGATCTGCCTGTCCCTGGCCATGATCGTTGACCTGCGCCAACTGCACCACGGTAAGAGCCGAATACCGGGCGTGCTGCTGGCCGGCGAACGCGAGGCCGGCGACAGCCCCGCTGCCCTCATCCGCTACGCCGCCTGGCGCCTGCCTTGGACCGTGCTGATCGCTGTTCGTTTCGTACGGCTGCGCCGCGCGTTGTGCTACATGACTGCCCTCGCCTCATCTACGGAGACCGAGGAACTGCGTCGCCTGACCGCGAGCATCGCCGCCCGCATCGACACCTCTGACCGTGAAGATGCCTGGCAAGGCTTGGACATCCGCAGCCTGCTGAAGAAGACCCGTGCCGACAGCGGACGTTGGAGATGGCAACTGGTCGTTCCCTGTCTCCTGGCTCTGCCCTCTCTGATCTTCCTAGGTATCGGATCGTTCCACTCCGCCTCTGGTCTGCAGACGTATATCGCCACTGGACCGCGTCCTGAGATCCTTCTCTACTGCGCTCTAGCGGCCCTGGCCTGGATCGCCTGGCAGCTGACCGCCCTGCTCCGTACCTGGCGGGCTACGGCGGCCCAACCCATCGGTGAGCAAGTTGCCCTGCACCGCTTCCGCATCGCCACTGCCTTGGGTTCCGGCGCCGCCGGAGCATTCATGCTCTACCGCGGTCTGGGTGGCGCCGACGTCACCACCGACACGCTTCTCTCCCCGGCCCATCTACTGGAAGCCCTCGACCAGACCCTCTTCTGGGTCGGACTCCTGCTTCTTCTGCTCTCCCTGGCCGCACTCATCGGACCTGGTGCCGGTCTGGCCCTCGCAGGCGGGGGTGCCTTGGCCGGCCTGACTGTCGAAGCCGCAGCCAACGCAGCTCTCCTGGGCTCAGCGGGCATCGTGCTCATGGGGGCCAGTGCCAACGGAGGCTTCGGCGACAGCGGGACAGACGGGCAGGGTTCGCAATCATCGGGTGGGGGGGAAGTCAACTGGAAGCCGGCCAGCACCAAGACGTTCGGGCACACCTTCAAGACGCACGGCCGGAAGCGCACTCTCCAGCAGATGGCGGATCGAGCGCGAGGGAAGGGAACGCCCCAAGGTCAATGGCTTGACGACAACGCGGCCGCCGACCTGTTGCGCCGAGAACATCGCCCCGGCCTGACAGGAACGGAGGATTCATACATCGTTCAAATCCCCAAGGGGATGGGCAGGGTTGTATTCGAAGACGAAACCTGGAAAGAGGCAACTCACGCTATCCTCGTTCCGGGGCGAAATGGCCTGTTCAGGTCCGCCTATCCAATAATTCCATGA